One Larus michahellis chromosome 11, bLarMic1.1, whole genome shotgun sequence genomic region harbors:
- the LOC141749792 gene encoding thymosin beta-12-like isoform X2: protein MSDKPDFAEIETFDKTKLKKTETREKNPLPTKETIEQEKQSESTA from the exons ATGTCCGACAAACCAGATTTTGCAGAAATTGAAACATTTGACAAGACCAAGCTGAAGAAGACagaaaccagagagaaaaatCCATTGCCCACTAAAGAAA CTATCGAACAGGAAAAGCAAAGTGAAAGCACAGCCTGA
- the LOC141749792 gene encoding thymosin beta-12-like isoform X1, with protein MADITALANEATGVFFLSLSGPIMSDKPDFAEIETFDKTKLKKTETREKNPLPTKETIEQEKQSESTA; from the exons ATGGCTGATATCACAGCACTAGCTAATGAAGCCACgggtgtgtttttcctttctttgtcagGACCCATCATGTCCGACAAACCAGATTTTGCAGAAATTGAAACATTTGACAAGACCAAGCTGAAGAAGACagaaaccagagagaaaaatCCATTGCCCACTAAAGAAA CTATCGAACAGGAAAAGCAAAGTGAAAGCACAGCCTGA